In a single window of the Pseudogemmatithrix spongiicola genome:
- a CDS encoding citrate synthase has protein sequence MAGTPNTAAAPAGDHLEIKDSRTGKIYYVPITDETIRTADLKQIKVKPDDFGIMGYDPAFMNTASCRSAITFIDGDKGILRYRGFPIEQLAEHSNFLEVAWLLRKGELPTQKEYDEFQHHVTYHTYVHENIKRFMEGFRYDAHPMAMLTAGVAALSSFYPTSKEIYDERERDIAFIRLIAKMPTLAAFAYRHVKGLPYVYPDNALSYAENFLSMIARMSEPKYEAHPVYARAIDILFILHADHEQNCSTNAVRAVGSSHVDPYSAVAAGVAALYGPLHGGANEAVLRMLEEIGDVKNIPAFIESVKSGKGGSRLMGFGHRVYKSYDPRAKIVKKLCDEVLKVAGMTKDMEIALELERIALSDEYFISRKLYPNVDFYTGLIYRAMHFPTDYFTVLFAIARTAGWMSQWEEMLLDKEQKIARPRQIYTGIETRDYAANRINLSHKVTK, from the coding sequence ATGGCAGGAACTCCGAATACCGCGGCCGCCCCTGCCGGCGACCATCTTGAGATCAAGGACTCGCGTACCGGGAAGATCTATTACGTCCCGATCACCGACGAGACGATCCGCACCGCCGACCTGAAGCAGATCAAGGTCAAGCCCGACGACTTCGGCATCATGGGCTACGACCCGGCCTTCATGAACACGGCCTCCTGCCGATCGGCCATCACGTTCATCGACGGCGACAAGGGCATCCTGCGCTACCGCGGATTCCCGATCGAGCAGCTGGCCGAGCACTCGAACTTCCTCGAGGTCGCCTGGCTGCTGCGCAAGGGCGAGCTGCCGACGCAGAAGGAGTACGACGAGTTCCAGCATCACGTGACGTACCACACGTACGTGCACGAGAACATCAAGCGCTTCATGGAAGGCTTCCGCTACGATGCGCATCCGATGGCGATGCTGACGGCGGGCGTGGCGGCGCTGTCGTCGTTCTATCCGACGTCGAAGGAGATCTACGACGAGCGGGAGCGCGACATCGCGTTCATCCGGCTCATCGCCAAGATGCCGACGCTGGCGGCGTTCGCGTACCGCCACGTGAAGGGCCTGCCGTACGTGTACCCCGACAACGCGCTGTCGTACGCCGAGAACTTCCTCTCGATGATCGCGCGCATGTCGGAGCCCAAGTACGAGGCGCATCCGGTGTACGCCCGTGCGATCGACATCCTGTTCATCCTGCACGCGGACCACGAGCAGAACTGTTCGACGAACGCGGTGCGCGCGGTGGGCAGCTCGCACGTGGATCCGTACTCGGCCGTGGCGGCCGGCGTCGCCGCGCTCTACGGTCCGCTGCACGGCGGTGCCAACGAAGCCGTGCTGCGCATGCTCGAGGAGATCGGGGACGTCAAGAACATCCCCGCGTTCATCGAGAGCGTGAAGAGCGGGAAGGGCGGCAGCCGCCTGATGGGCTTCGGCCACCGCGTGTACAAGAGCTACGATCCGCGCGCGAAGATCGTGAAGAAGCTCTGCGACGAGGTGCTCAAGGTCGCGGGCATGACGAAGGACATGGAAATCGCGCTGGAGCTGGAGCGTATCGCGCTCAGCGACGAGTACTTCATCTCGCGCAAGCTCTACCCGAACGTGGACTTCTACACGGGCCTGATCTACCGCGCGATGCACTTCCCCACCGACTACTTCACCGTGCTGTTCGCCATCGCGCGCACGGCCGGCTGGATGTCGCAGTGGGAGGAGATGCTGCTCGACAAGGAGCAGAAGATCGCCCGTCCGCGGCAGATCTACACGGGGATCGAGACCCGCGACTATGCGGCGAACCGCATCAACCTGTCGCATAAGGTGACGAAGTAG
- a CDS encoding serine/threonine-protein kinase gives MSDPIRRALESAVAGAYRIERELGRGGMGAVFLARDLALDREVAIKVLPPDLATNATLRERFVREARLAASLSHPNIVHVHAVLEHGELLAIVMQYVDGETLTERVARSGPYDAADTARLLQDTAWALGYAHARGIVHRDVKPDNLLIERGTGRPMILDFGIARTEQAKGLTEVGQSIGTPHYMSPEQAAAEEVDGRSDLYSLGCVGFFAATGRTVFQAEAAHRLLMLHLTQAAQDVTELRPEFPKPLSDVIARALRKDRGERFETGEEMAEAIAALHLRAREVAPLLRLLHQQTAQSLQAVLTMGVLFVVLWSLSPRQDDVMRAFILVLFLTMLITILGQSFDRVRFAVRQGFTAPDVRTAVEAITDETARAREQLLSDPLEFARLQRRKRIAFFGGLLGGLSQPVAISMFVSARIDGVRQVQTLGIVIVLIGAMAIGASVALWAMRPVRITLAQRLAGRFWLSAAGRWMFARAERRYAAELARAKT, from the coding sequence GTGTCCGATCCCATCCGCCGCGCCCTCGAGTCCGCCGTCGCCGGTGCGTATCGCATCGAGCGCGAGCTCGGCCGCGGTGGGATGGGCGCGGTCTTCCTGGCGCGCGACCTGGCGCTGGACCGCGAGGTGGCGATCAAGGTCCTGCCGCCGGACCTCGCGACGAATGCCACGTTGCGGGAGCGCTTCGTCCGGGAAGCGCGGCTGGCGGCCTCGCTCTCGCACCCCAACATCGTGCACGTGCACGCGGTGCTCGAGCATGGTGAGCTGTTGGCGATCGTGATGCAGTACGTGGACGGCGAAACGCTGACCGAACGCGTGGCGCGGTCCGGACCCTACGACGCCGCCGACACGGCGCGCCTGCTGCAGGACACCGCTTGGGCCCTCGGCTACGCCCACGCCCGTGGCATCGTGCACCGCGACGTGAAGCCGGACAACCTCCTCATCGAGCGCGGTACCGGCCGCCCGATGATCCTGGACTTCGGCATCGCCCGCACCGAGCAGGCGAAGGGACTCACCGAGGTCGGTCAGTCCATCGGCACCCCCCACTACATGAGCCCCGAGCAGGCCGCCGCCGAGGAGGTGGACGGCCGCAGCGACCTCTATTCACTCGGCTGCGTCGGCTTCTTCGCCGCGACGGGTCGCACGGTATTCCAGGCGGAGGCCGCGCATCGGCTGCTCATGCTGCATCTCACGCAGGCGGCGCAGGACGTGACCGAACTGCGCCCCGAGTTTCCGAAGCCGCTCTCCGATGTCATCGCGCGAGCCCTGCGCAAGGATCGCGGCGAACGCTTCGAGACCGGCGAAGAGATGGCCGAGGCCATTGCGGCCCTTCACCTGCGCGCGCGCGAGGTCGCGCCGCTGCTGCGCCTGCTGCACCAACAGACGGCGCAGTCGCTGCAGGCCGTGCTGACAATGGGCGTGCTGTTCGTCGTGCTATGGAGTCTCTCGCCGCGGCAGGATGACGTGATGCGGGCGTTCATCCTCGTGTTGTTCCTGACGATGCTCATCACCATCCTCGGGCAATCCTTCGATCGCGTGCGATTCGCCGTCCGCCAAGGCTTCACGGCGCCTGACGTGCGTACGGCTGTCGAGGCCATCACCGATGAGACGGCGCGGGCCCGTGAGCAACTGCTCTCCGATCCGCTGGAGTTTGCGCGCCTCCAGCGCCGGAAGCGCATCGCGTTCTTCGGCGGCCTGCTCGGTGGCCTCAGTCAGCCCGTCGCGATCTCGATGTTCGTGTCGGCTCGCATCGATGGCGTGCGGCAGGTGCAAACGCTGGGCATCGTGATCGTGCTGATCGGGGCGATGGCAATCGGGGCGTCGGTGGCACTCTGGGCCATGCGGCCGGTGCGCATCACGCTGGCGCAGCGGCTCGCGGGCCGCTTCTGGCTCAGCGCGGCCGGGCGGTGGATGTTCGCACGCGCCGAGCGCCGCTACGCGGCAGAGCTCGCGCGCGCGAAGACTTAG
- a CDS encoding A/G-specific adenine glycosylase encodes MGAALTPARRRSAGPRLDKAELRAFGTKLRAWYRRNARDLPWRKTRDPYAILVSELMLQQTQVSRVLEYWQRFLRRFPTLQQLAKADERHVLEQWQGLGYYARARNLHKLSRAVVREGAAAWGDADAATAVAADGRPSPLPAEAEKLRRLPGIGAYTAGAVSTFAFERRAALVDTNVARVLARVFAPKLNPKRPRDLTLLWQISEATLPRTGKATWTHNQALMELGALVCTARVKRCGACPVTSVCRSAETARADADSRGRARRR; translated from the coding sequence TTGGGAGCCGCACTGACGCCAGCGCGTCGCCGGTCCGCCGGTCCGCGGCTCGACAAGGCGGAACTGCGCGCCTTCGGCACGAAGCTCCGCGCCTGGTATCGCCGCAACGCCCGCGATCTCCCGTGGCGCAAGACGCGGGATCCCTACGCGATCCTCGTCAGCGAACTGATGCTGCAGCAGACGCAGGTGAGCCGCGTGCTGGAGTACTGGCAGCGATTCCTGCGACGCTTCCCTACCCTGCAGCAACTCGCCAAGGCCGACGAGCGCCATGTGCTGGAGCAGTGGCAGGGACTCGGCTACTACGCCAGGGCGCGAAACCTGCACAAACTTTCGCGCGCCGTCGTGCGCGAAGGTGCCGCGGCATGGGGAGACGCCGACGCAGCGACCGCCGTCGCGGCGGATGGTCGGCCGTCGCCGCTGCCGGCCGAGGCCGAGAAGCTTCGACGTCTGCCGGGCATCGGCGCGTACACCGCCGGCGCCGTCAGCACCTTCGCCTTCGAGCGCCGTGCCGCGCTCGTGGACACGAACGTCGCCCGCGTGCTCGCGCGCGTGTTCGCACCCAAGCTGAACCCCAAGCGACCGCGCGACCTCACTCTGCTCTGGCAGATCAGCGAGGCCACCCTGCCGCGCACGGGCAAGGCGACCTGGACGCATAACCAGGCGCTTATGGAACTGGGCGCGCTCGTGTGTACGGCGCGCGTGAAGCGTTGCGGCGCTTGTCCCGTGACGAGCGTGTGCCGCAGCGCCGAGACGGCACGCGCGGACGCCGATTCGCGGGGCCGCGCGCGTCGTCGCTAA
- a CDS encoding HupE/UreJ family protein yields the protein MFDALTPILLGVLLGLRHATDADHVVAVTTIVARERSLARAAWVGAVWGVGHTLTLVLLGGAIIAFRIVIPPRIGLGLEFGVAIMLIGLGYSNIRRSNDDAAPKLSRPLLVGVVHGLAGSAAVALLVLATIREPLAAAAYLLMFGLGTILGMMLVTAILAVPALYAGNRVHRMRVGVRVAAGALSIVFGVLLARELIVDGGLFSAVPTWEPH from the coding sequence ATGTTCGACGCCCTCACGCCCATCCTGCTCGGCGTCCTGCTCGGACTCCGCCACGCCACCGACGCCGACCATGTCGTCGCGGTGACGACGATCGTCGCGCGCGAGCGCTCTCTGGCGCGCGCGGCTTGGGTGGGCGCGGTCTGGGGCGTCGGGCATACGCTGACGCTGGTCCTGCTGGGCGGAGCGATCATCGCCTTTCGCATCGTGATCCCGCCCCGTATCGGTCTCGGACTCGAGTTCGGCGTGGCGATCATGCTCATCGGGCTCGGCTATTCGAACATCCGTCGCAGCAATGACGACGCGGCCCCCAAGCTCTCGCGTCCGCTGCTGGTGGGCGTGGTCCATGGACTCGCCGGCTCGGCAGCGGTCGCGCTGCTCGTGCTGGCCACGATCCGCGAGCCGCTCGCCGCGGCGGCGTATCTCCTCATGTTCGGCCTCGGCACGATCCTCGGCATGATGCTGGTCACGGCGATCCTCGCCGTGCCGGCGCTGTATGCCGGCAACCGCGTGCATCGCATGCGCGTGGGGGTGCGCGTCGCGGCGGGCGCGCTGAGCATCGTGTTCGGTGTGCTGCTCGCGCGCGAACTGATCGTCGACGGCGGGCTGTTCTCCGCGGTGCCGACTTGGGAGCCGCACTGA
- a CDS encoding TetR/AcrR family transcriptional regulator, translated as MPKTTPPAPAPAPAPEPEARERAPRAPQQERGQRRVEQILDAAEQVFVEQGVGAATMQMIADRAGASMGSLYHFFPNKDAVVEALGARYADAVRDTNQKAMPLEHVHLPAEQLFQRILQAQVKLIERTPAFDAVHEAVQRNCPAINDALNQALVGHVGQFLALRYPKLPAEERVASAMVSVKMVHAVVELASQLPQGHRMQVINEAHRMLVAHYSQYDQRYGPGAASI; from the coding sequence ATGCCAAAGACCACCCCGCCAGCCCCGGCCCCAGCCCCCGCCCCAGAGCCTGAAGCGCGGGAGCGCGCACCCCGCGCGCCCCAGCAGGAGCGCGGGCAGCGGCGCGTGGAGCAGATCCTCGACGCGGCCGAGCAGGTGTTCGTGGAGCAGGGTGTAGGCGCCGCGACCATGCAGATGATCGCCGATCGAGCCGGAGCCTCGATGGGCTCGCTCTATCATTTCTTCCCGAACAAAGACGCCGTGGTCGAGGCACTCGGGGCGCGCTACGCCGATGCCGTGCGCGACACGAACCAGAAGGCGATGCCACTCGAGCACGTGCACCTGCCCGCGGAGCAGCTGTTCCAGCGCATCCTGCAGGCGCAGGTGAAGCTGATCGAGCGCACGCCCGCCTTCGATGCGGTGCATGAGGCGGTGCAGCGGAACTGTCCGGCCATCAACGACGCCCTCAACCAGGCGCTGGTCGGACACGTGGGGCAATTCCTCGCCCTGCGCTATCCGAAGCTGCCTGCCGAGGAGCGCGTCGCGTCGGCGATGGTCTCGGTGAAGATGGTCCACGCGGTCGTCGAGCTGGCCAGCCAGCTGCCGCAGGGACACCGGATGCAGGTCATCAACGAGGCGCATCGCATGCTGGTGGCGCACTACTCGCAGTACGACCAGCGCTACGGCCCCGGGGCCGCATCCATATAG